In one Streptomyces venezuelae genomic region, the following are encoded:
- a CDS encoding carbohydrate ABC transporter permease — translation MPVWEIVLRYLLLVAVLALMIGPFLWQLSTALKGPHENIFSSPPKFLPSDPTLHNFERVADTIPVWDYALNSLKVAAANVVTNCVGAALAGYALARLRYRGRKAATIVFILAMLVPVEGIIIAQFTTMRELGLNNTLIGVLLPGCVSALNVLLMRNAFLNVPYEIEEAAFVDGANVWQRFLRIALPAVKGTLAVVAIFAFMGAWDDFLWPLIVLSDPDRFTLTIGLNYLHGTFANDERLVAAGTVIAVLPLIILFACLQRYFFRGVGEGAVKG, via the coding sequence ATGCCCGTCTGGGAGATCGTCCTGCGCTATCTGCTTCTCGTCGCGGTCCTCGCGCTGATGATCGGCCCGTTCCTCTGGCAACTGTCGACCGCCCTCAAGGGCCCGCACGAGAACATCTTCAGCTCACCGCCGAAGTTCCTGCCCTCCGACCCGACCCTGCACAACTTCGAACGCGTCGCCGACACCATCCCCGTCTGGGACTACGCGCTCAACTCGCTCAAGGTGGCCGCCGCCAACGTCGTCACCAACTGCGTCGGCGCCGCCCTCGCCGGCTACGCCCTGGCCCGCCTGCGCTACCGCGGCCGCAAGGCGGCCACGATCGTCTTCATCCTGGCCATGCTGGTGCCCGTCGAAGGCATCATCATCGCCCAGTTCACCACCATGCGTGAGCTCGGCCTGAACAACACCCTCATCGGTGTGCTGCTGCCCGGCTGTGTCTCCGCGCTCAACGTCCTGCTGATGCGCAACGCCTTCCTCAACGTGCCGTACGAGATCGAGGAAGCCGCCTTTGTGGACGGCGCGAACGTCTGGCAGCGGTTCCTGCGCATCGCGCTGCCCGCCGTCAAGGGCACCCTCGCCGTCGTCGCGATCTTCGCCTTCATGGGGGCCTGGGACGACTTCCTGTGGCCGCTGATCGTGCTGAGCGACCCGGACCGGTTCACGCTCACCATCGGCCTGAACTACCTGCACGGCACGTTCGCCAACGACGAGCGCCTCGTCGCCGCGGGCACCGTCATCGCGGTACTCCCGCTGATCATCCTCTTCGCGTGCCTCCAGCGGTACTTCTTCCGCGGCGTGGGCGAGGGCGCGGTCAAGGGCTGA
- a CDS encoding carbohydrate ABC transporter permease has protein sequence MKSTTASQAAPTDISTTGTARKEPRPAGRGPRRGIRRQLPTSPWLFAAPGLAIVGIFILYPFLSTLNNAFTDKRTLIEGDYVGFANFQELWHDEMFWIGLRNSTLYVLGVVPALVVLPLLLAMLVQKHIPGITFFRSAFYTPVVASIVVVGLIWVWMLDERGLVNALLEAVGVGKAGFLSDQWLLLLSAMTVTVWKGLGYYMIIYLAALANVPRELHEAAAVDGAGAVRRFFSVTVPAVRSTMVLVAALSSVAAFKVFSEVYLMAGPTGGPAGEDTTLVMLVQRVGTGLTGRVGYASAISVVVFVVTVALMLLVLRADRKEDA, from the coding sequence ATGAAGAGCACCACCGCCTCCCAGGCCGCCCCCACCGACATCTCGACCACCGGCACCGCACGCAAGGAGCCGCGCCCCGCCGGGCGCGGCCCCCGCCGCGGGATCCGACGCCAACTGCCCACCAGCCCCTGGCTGTTCGCGGCACCCGGCCTCGCGATCGTCGGGATCTTCATCCTCTATCCGTTCCTCAGCACCCTGAACAACGCGTTCACCGACAAGCGGACCCTCATCGAGGGCGACTACGTCGGCTTCGCCAACTTCCAGGAGCTGTGGCACGACGAGATGTTCTGGATCGGCCTGCGCAACAGCACGTTGTACGTCCTCGGGGTCGTGCCCGCGCTCGTCGTCCTGCCGCTGCTGCTCGCGATGCTCGTCCAGAAGCACATCCCCGGCATCACGTTCTTCCGCTCCGCCTTCTACACCCCGGTGGTCGCCTCCATCGTCGTGGTCGGCCTGATCTGGGTGTGGATGCTCGACGAACGGGGCCTGGTCAACGCCCTGCTGGAGGCGGTGGGCGTCGGCAAGGCCGGTTTCCTCAGCGACCAGTGGCTCCTCCTCCTGAGCGCCATGACGGTCACGGTCTGGAAGGGCCTCGGCTACTACATGATCATTTATCTCGCGGCGCTCGCCAACGTGCCCCGCGAGCTCCACGAGGCCGCGGCCGTCGACGGAGCGGGCGCCGTACGCCGCTTCTTCAGCGTCACCGTCCCCGCCGTGCGCTCCACCATGGTGCTCGTCGCCGCCCTCTCCTCGGTCGCCGCCTTCAAGGTGTTCTCCGAGGTCTACCTGATGGCGGGACCCACCGGCGGCCCCGCGGGCGAGGACACCACGCTCGTCATGCTCGTCCAGCGCGTCGGCACCGGCCTGACCGGCCGGGTCGGCTACGCATCGGCCATCTCCGTCGTCGTCTTCGTCGTCACCGTCGCGCTCATGCTGCTCGTCCTGCGGGCGGACCGGAAGGAGGACGCGTGA
- a CDS encoding extracellular solute-binding protein, whose amino-acid sequence MRISRNPRRAVAAGAVLAVLLPLSACGDGDDGGGSTDASGKVEGEITFQTWNLKANFKSYFEGVVDGFEKKYPGTKVRWIDQPGEGYADKISADAAAGTLPDVVNVSPDLVAPLAKAGLALDLDKSASKYEKEYLPGAWKSHQIPGMDGTYAFPWYLNTGPLFYNKRLFKDAGLDENKPPTTYDALFDDALELADKSDGKVATLANVPTIEDFGRYGVPLMNKEGTGFTFNDAKGVELLTKYKKLYDAKALDGQALTATPESTGKKFLTEAVAMNPGSALDLEKFKKDAPRLYKNIGITPQISSTGKDNMYVMGVMVNTKTKQTPAAVAFAHYVTDAQRQMEFAKKVAIFPSTEGSLDDPYFTKQDGKDETRVRVAAAKSIKTAVNYTPVLFSEQMKVELRNSVAKALQGKQSPKEALDNAVKNCDRLLQQS is encoded by the coding sequence GTGCGTATCTCCCGCAACCCCCGCAGAGCCGTCGCCGCAGGCGCCGTCCTCGCCGTCCTGCTGCCGTTGAGCGCCTGTGGTGACGGGGACGACGGCGGAGGTTCGACCGACGCGTCGGGGAAGGTCGAGGGTGAGATCACCTTCCAGACCTGGAACCTGAAGGCGAACTTCAAGTCGTACTTCGAGGGCGTCGTGGACGGCTTCGAGAAGAAGTACCCGGGCACGAAGGTCCGGTGGATCGACCAGCCCGGCGAGGGGTACGCCGACAAGATCAGCGCCGACGCGGCCGCGGGCACCCTCCCCGACGTCGTCAACGTCTCGCCCGACCTCGTCGCCCCGCTCGCCAAGGCCGGCCTCGCCCTCGACCTCGACAAGTCGGCGTCGAAGTACGAGAAGGAGTACCTCCCCGGAGCCTGGAAGAGCCACCAGATACCGGGCATGGACGGCACCTACGCCTTCCCCTGGTACCTCAACACCGGGCCGCTCTTCTACAACAAGCGCCTGTTCAAGGACGCCGGCCTCGACGAGAACAAGCCCCCGACGACGTACGACGCGCTCTTCGACGACGCCCTGGAGCTGGCCGACAAGAGCGACGGCAAGGTCGCCACGCTCGCCAACGTCCCCACGATCGAGGACTTCGGGCGCTACGGCGTCCCGCTGATGAACAAGGAAGGCACCGGCTTCACCTTCAACGACGCCAAGGGCGTCGAACTCCTCACCAAGTACAAGAAGCTGTACGACGCGAAGGCCCTGGACGGGCAGGCGCTGACCGCGACACCCGAGTCCACCGGCAAGAAGTTCCTCACCGAGGCCGTCGCCATGAACCCCGGCAGCGCCCTCGACCTGGAGAAGTTCAAGAAGGACGCGCCGCGGCTCTACAAGAACATCGGCATCACGCCGCAGATCAGCAGCACCGGCAAGGACAACATGTACGTCATGGGCGTCATGGTGAACACCAAGACGAAGCAGACGCCCGCCGCCGTCGCCTTCGCGCACTACGTCACCGACGCGCAGCGCCAGATGGAGTTCGCCAAGAAGGTCGCGATCTTCCCGAGCACCGAGGGCTCCCTCGACGACCCGTACTTCACCAAGCAGGACGGCAAGGACGAGACGCGCGTACGCGTCGCCGCCGCCAAGTCCATCAAGACCGCGGTGAACTACACCCCCGTGCTCTTCAGCGAGCAGATGAAGGTCGAGCTGCGCAACTCCGTCGCCAAGGCGCTGCAGGGCAAGCAGAGCCCCAAGGAAGCACTTGACAACGCTGTCAAGAACTGCGACCGGCTGCTGCAGCAGAGCTGA
- a CDS encoding LacI family DNA-binding transcriptional regulator gives MQGKRSPARRPTMKDIARRAGVSESAVSFALNGRPGVSDITRDRVRRVAEQLGWRPSTAARALSGEGSATVGLVVARPAATLGVDSFFLQLISGVQEVLAERHLGLLFQVVEDVAAECAVYRRWWAEHRVDGVLVVDPRTDDPRPALLDELGLPAVVTGGVPDPDAGHPGLSTVWADDAGAMASVVGHLHALGHRRIVHIAGLEGLAHTERRIRTLRVEAAGRGLSGVRSVTTDYSDTEGAAATRRVLESAEPPTALVYDNDVMAVAGVAAAASLGFAVPDDVSVVAWEDSALCRMVHPWLTALSRDTVSFGRTAARELLALLDDGPGATVQVPLPRLIERESTGRARA, from the coding sequence GTGCAAGGCAAGCGGTCACCGGCGCGCCGGCCGACCATGAAGGACATCGCGCGCCGGGCCGGGGTCTCCGAGAGCGCCGTCTCCTTCGCGCTCAACGGCCGGCCCGGCGTCTCCGACATCACCCGGGACCGGGTGCGCAGGGTCGCCGAGCAGCTGGGCTGGCGACCCAGCACGGCGGCGCGCGCTCTGTCCGGCGAGGGCTCGGCGACCGTGGGCCTGGTGGTGGCACGCCCGGCGGCGACGCTGGGCGTCGACTCGTTCTTCCTGCAGCTGATCTCCGGCGTCCAGGAGGTCCTCGCGGAGCGGCACTTGGGGCTGCTCTTCCAGGTGGTGGAGGACGTGGCGGCCGAGTGCGCGGTCTACCGACGCTGGTGGGCGGAGCACCGGGTGGACGGTGTCCTCGTGGTGGACCCGCGCACGGACGACCCACGGCCCGCGCTCCTCGACGAGCTGGGGCTGCCCGCGGTGGTGACGGGCGGCGTGCCCGATCCGGACGCCGGGCACCCCGGCCTGTCCACGGTGTGGGCGGACGACGCGGGCGCGATGGCCTCGGTCGTGGGCCATCTGCACGCGCTCGGGCACCGCCGCATCGTGCACATCGCGGGCCTCGAAGGCCTCGCGCACACCGAGCGCCGCATCCGCACCCTGCGCGTCGAGGCGGCGGGCCGCGGCCTGTCGGGGGTCCGTTCGGTGACGACGGACTACTCGGACACCGAGGGCGCCGCCGCGACCCGTCGGGTCCTGGAGTCGGCGGAGCCCCCGACGGCGCTGGTCTACGACAACGACGTGATGGCCGTCGCCGGGGTCGCCGCGGCGGCCTCCCTCGGCTTCGCGGTCCCGGACGACGTGTCGGTCGTCGCCTGGGAGGACTCGGCGCTGTGCCGGATGGTGCACCCATGGCTGACGGCCCTCTCCCGGGACACGGTGTCCTTCGGCAGGACCGCCGCCCGCGAGCTCCTCGCCCTGCTGGACGACGGTCCCGGGGCGACGGTCCAGGTCCCGCTGCCCCGGCTCATCGAACGCGAGAGCACGGGGCGGGCCAGGGCGTGA
- a CDS encoding nitroreductase/quinone reductase family protein, which yields MPTPFNQSVIDEFRANGGQVGGPFEGGDLLLLTTTGARSGKQHTTPLGYVRDGGLLLVIGSNLGGPRHPDWYHNVLAHPTVNVELGTETFEAVAVPAEGERRDRLFARIVAADPGYGEYQKRTDRVLPVVVLERPAHEADIPEEASNLADKMVQVHLWLRGQLRHVRDETDAYFAALAGHRGPDAPPAPGLGLQIRQHCLAFCDALEFHHSGEDAHLFPTMAGYHPELRDTFDRLAEEHRDVARIQGELAALLADVGGADPVRFRAELARMSQELTAHLDYEEESLLPILAGLPWPPGPPA from the coding sequence ATGCCCACACCCTTCAACCAGTCCGTCATCGACGAGTTCCGAGCCAACGGGGGCCAGGTCGGCGGCCCCTTCGAGGGCGGCGACCTCCTTCTGCTCACCACTACCGGCGCGCGGTCCGGCAAGCAGCACACGACCCCGCTCGGCTACGTCCGCGACGGCGGCCTCCTCCTGGTCATCGGGTCGAACCTCGGCGGCCCGCGCCACCCCGACTGGTACCACAACGTCCTCGCGCACCCCACGGTGAACGTGGAGCTCGGCACCGAGACGTTCGAGGCCGTCGCCGTTCCCGCCGAAGGGGAGCGGCGCGACCGGCTCTTCGCGCGGATCGTGGCCGCCGACCCCGGCTACGGCGAGTACCAGAAGCGGACGGACCGGGTCCTGCCCGTGGTCGTCCTGGAACGGCCCGCGCACGAGGCGGACATCCCGGAGGAGGCGTCGAACCTCGCCGACAAGATGGTCCAGGTGCACCTGTGGCTGCGCGGCCAGCTGCGGCACGTACGCGACGAGACCGACGCGTACTTCGCCGCGCTCGCCGGGCACCGGGGGCCGGACGCCCCGCCGGCGCCGGGTCTCGGACTGCAGATCCGCCAGCACTGCCTGGCGTTCTGCGACGCCCTGGAGTTCCACCACAGCGGTGAGGACGCGCACCTCTTCCCGACCATGGCGGGATACCACCCCGAGCTGCGCGACACCTTCGACCGGCTCGCCGAGGAACACCGCGACGTCGCCCGTATCCAGGGCGAGCTGGCCGCGCTCCTCGCGGACGTCGGCGGCGCGGACCCCGTACGGTTCCGTGCCGAACTCGCCCGCATGTCGCAGGAGCTGACCGCCCACCTCGACTACGAGGAGGAGTCGCTGCTGCCGATCCTCGCCGGGCTGCCGTGGCCGCCCGGGCCGCCCGCCTGA
- a CDS encoding alpha-L-fucosidase — MTVSRRLFMAAAAAVTTSAAVSSTALAATAGPTTRPTRPPTGAEPPHGIRIGPDDTPASLVAKAARVRPTARQIAWQKLEQTAFLHFGVNTFTGLEWGTGDEDPDVFQPSALDTDQWARALRDGGFRLAILTVKHHDGFVLYPSRYTDHSVKSSSWQGGKGDVLRAFTGSLRRHGIKVGVYISPADENQYLDGVYANGSERAPRTIPTLVPGDDRSGSRPRSFTLDATDYGAHMLNQLYEVLTEYGPVDEVWFDGAQGRIPPDKVETYDWDSWYALIRALAPDATMAVRGPDVRWVGNEGGLARENEWSVVPVKDSGNGSIDYALRYDAPDQGSREALAEARSVAQYLQWWPAECDVSIRPGWFYHEGQQPKSVEQLTDIWFRSVGRNSVLLLNIPPDERGLLPDADVVRLREFRERVRRELPKDLAHGRHPSHDRAAGTVAVDLGRAREVDRIRIAEDIRHGQQVENAVVEARVGERWETVTEVDTVGASRVLRLGAPVTARRWRLRVTRSRAGARIAEFGLYRSEV; from the coding sequence ATGACCGTCAGCAGACGTCTCTTCATGGCCGCGGCCGCCGCCGTCACCACCTCCGCCGCGGTGTCGAGCACCGCACTCGCCGCGACCGCGGGCCCGACCACCCGACCCACCCGACCGCCCACCGGAGCCGAACCGCCCCACGGCATCCGCATCGGCCCCGACGACACCCCCGCCTCCCTGGTCGCCAAGGCGGCCCGCGTCCGTCCCACCGCACGCCAGATCGCCTGGCAGAAGCTGGAACAGACCGCGTTCCTGCACTTCGGAGTCAACACATTCACGGGCCTGGAATGGGGCACGGGGGACGAGGACCCGGACGTCTTCCAGCCCTCCGCGCTCGACACCGACCAGTGGGCGCGCGCCCTGCGCGACGGGGGATTCAGGCTCGCGATCCTCACCGTGAAGCACCACGACGGCTTCGTGCTCTACCCCTCCCGTTACACCGACCACAGTGTCAAGAGCAGCAGTTGGCAGGGAGGCAAGGGCGATGTGCTCAGGGCGTTCACCGGTTCGCTGCGGCGGCACGGCATCAAGGTCGGCGTCTACATCTCGCCTGCCGACGAGAACCAGTACCTCGACGGCGTCTACGCCAACGGCAGCGAACGCGCGCCGCGCACCATCCCCACCCTGGTCCCCGGTGATGACCGGTCGGGCTCCCGGCCGCGCTCCTTCACGCTCGACGCCACCGACTACGGCGCCCACATGCTCAACCAGCTCTACGAAGTGCTCACCGAGTACGGTCCCGTCGACGAGGTGTGGTTCGATGGGGCTCAGGGCCGTATCCCGCCGGACAAGGTCGAGACGTACGACTGGGACAGCTGGTACGCGCTGATCCGCGCCCTCGCGCCGGACGCCACGATGGCCGTGCGCGGCCCCGACGTGCGCTGGGTCGGCAACGAAGGCGGTCTCGCGCGCGAGAACGAGTGGAGCGTCGTCCCCGTCAAGGACTCAGGCAACGGCAGCATCGACTACGCCCTCAGGTACGACGCGCCCGACCAGGGCAGCCGCGAGGCGCTCGCCGAGGCGCGGTCCGTCGCCCAGTACCTGCAGTGGTGGCCCGCCGAGTGCGACGTGTCGATCAGGCCTGGCTGGTTCTACCACGAGGGCCAACAGCCCAAGAGCGTCGAGCAGTTGACGGACATCTGGTTCCGGTCGGTCGGACGCAACTCCGTGCTCCTGCTGAACATTCCGCCGGACGAGCGGGGTCTGCTCCCGGACGCGGACGTGGTGCGGCTGCGCGAGTTCCGCGAACGTGTCCGGCGCGAGCTCCCGAAGGACCTCGCGCACGGCAGGCACCCGAGCCACGACCGCGCGGCCGGCACGGTCGCCGTCGACCTCGGACGGGCACGCGAGGTCGACCGGATCAGGATCGCCGAGGACATCCGGCACGGGCAGCAGGTGGAGAACGCGGTCGTCGAGGCGCGGGTGGGCGAGCGGTGGGAGACCGTGACCGAGGTCGACACGGTGGGGGCGAGCCGTGTCCTGAGGCTCGGCGCGCCCGTGACCGCGCGGCGGTGGCGGCTGCGCGTGACGAGGTCGCGGGCCGGGGCGCGGATCGCGGAGTTCGGCCTCTACCGCTCGGAGGTGTGA
- a CDS encoding family 20 glycosylhydrolase, which yields MTELCSRSLPRVSRAVGTVVVALTLSMAPSVTAVGASGGAPDVPTTVPALTDWTPAEGTFRYGPGTRLVARDAESRRVAATLADDLEAAGEGRAPVTRGAARDGDIVIDVDRTRKPLGSEGYDLRVGDRLDITGAREAGAFYGTRTLLQLLARGDRVPAGRTVDVPRYKERGVGVCACYINISTPWLENLLREMAYRKQNQLLLELKVKSDRHPEANSWGYYTKRDLRRLVALGEKYHVTIVPEINSPGHMDPWLEKRPDLQLTDSDGKPQPSRLDITKDESFTYYKSLVDEYAEVFPATSWHMGADEYMLGSDFAKYPHILEYAKKKYGENATPQDAFIGFVNRVHAYVTGKGKHLRIWNDGLTGANTVPVAPGTTVEHWLDVKTKPSSLIAQGHPVMNAAYSLYLVRGGFHTDTRKLYDEQWDPRTFEGETPASADGVTGAKISLWPDNGRGETENEVAAATAMPLAHIAQVTWGSAHPDPTYTEFAARARSVRHAPGWRDLTKVPVADGTYTLRDTAGRAEPLDVEVKRTADGYVTLRTATDGKCLETRSGRLTLNVPLQPGTAVTRETCDAANTLQRWQITEVPGGHRLTNAITRMAAHVTRDGRIVQYPVDQRQPAVWTLTAD from the coding sequence ATGACCGAACTGTGTTCGCGTTCCCTGCCGCGGGTGTCCCGGGCGGTCGGCACGGTCGTGGTGGCCCTGACCTTGTCGATGGCCCCGTCCGTCACCGCCGTCGGCGCCTCCGGAGGGGCCCCTGACGTGCCGACCACCGTCCCCGCGCTCACCGACTGGACCCCCGCCGAGGGCACCTTCCGCTACGGCCCCGGCACCCGCCTCGTCGCGCGCGACGCCGAGTCGCGCCGGGTCGCCGCCACACTCGCCGACGACCTGGAGGCCGCGGGCGAGGGGCGCGCCCCCGTGACGCGCGGCGCCGCGCGCGACGGGGACATCGTGATCGACGTCGACCGCACCCGGAAACCACTCGGCTCCGAGGGGTACGACCTGCGGGTGGGCGACCGCCTGGACATCACCGGCGCCCGTGAGGCCGGCGCCTTCTACGGCACCAGGACCCTGCTCCAGCTCCTGGCCCGCGGCGACCGCGTACCGGCCGGACGCACCGTCGACGTGCCGCGGTACAAGGAGCGGGGCGTCGGAGTCTGCGCCTGCTACATCAACATCTCCACGCCGTGGCTGGAGAACCTGCTGCGCGAGATGGCGTACCGCAAGCAGAACCAGCTGCTCCTGGAACTCAAGGTCAAGAGCGACCGCCACCCCGAGGCCAACTCCTGGGGCTACTACACCAAGCGTGACCTGCGCCGCCTGGTCGCGCTCGGCGAGAAGTACCACGTGACGATCGTCCCGGAGATCAACTCGCCGGGGCACATGGACCCGTGGCTGGAGAAGCGCCCGGACCTCCAGCTCACCGACTCCGACGGCAAGCCGCAGCCCTCGCGCCTCGACATCACGAAGGACGAGTCCTTCACCTACTACAAGAGCCTTGTCGACGAGTACGCCGAGGTCTTCCCCGCGACGTCATGGCACATGGGCGCCGACGAGTACATGCTCGGCTCCGACTTCGCGAAGTACCCGCACATCCTGGAGTACGCGAAGAAGAAGTACGGCGAGAACGCCACCCCGCAGGACGCCTTCATCGGCTTCGTGAACCGCGTGCACGCCTACGTGACGGGCAAGGGCAAACACCTGCGCATCTGGAACGACGGCCTCACCGGTGCCAACACCGTGCCCGTGGCGCCCGGCACGACCGTCGAGCACTGGCTGGACGTGAAGACGAAGCCCAGCAGCCTCATCGCGCAGGGCCACCCCGTCATGAACGCCGCGTACTCCCTCTACCTCGTCCGCGGCGGCTTCCACACCGACACCCGGAAGCTGTACGACGAGCAGTGGGACCCCCGCACCTTCGAGGGCGAGACGCCGGCCTCCGCCGACGGCGTCACCGGCGCGAAGATCAGCCTGTGGCCCGACAACGGGCGCGGCGAGACCGAGAACGAGGTCGCCGCCGCCACGGCCATGCCGCTCGCCCACATCGCCCAGGTCACCTGGGGCTCCGCCCACCCCGACCCGACCTACACCGAGTTCGCTGCCCGCGCCCGGTCCGTGCGTCACGCGCCGGGGTGGCGTGATCTGACGAAGGTGCCGGTCGCCGACGGGACGTACACCCTGCGCGACACCGCAGGCCGCGCCGAGCCCCTCGACGTCGAGGTGAAACGCACCGCCGACGGATACGTGACGCTGAGGACGGCGACCGATGGGAAGTGCCTGGAGACCCGCAGCGGCAGGCTCACCCTGAACGTGCCGCTCCAGCCCGGCACGGCCGTCACCCGGGAGACCTGCGACGCCGCGAACACCCTGCAGCGGTGGCAGATCACGGAGGTGCCCGGCGGCCACCGTCTCACCAACGCGATCACGCGCATGGCCGCGCACGTCACGCGGGACGGGCGGATCGTGCAGTACCCGGTGGATCAACGGCAGCCCGCCGTATGGACGTTGACCGCGGACTGA
- a CDS encoding SDR family NAD(P)-dependent oxidoreductase produces the protein MTVTDESQEGHAEQATYGPGIDPDRLAVCLAVLDELDELEVDHPDAIAVRRATAGIYRTVKQRRRQERRAAKTAHDKAVTEATATGSAQRIDDETEGLLPSSQTEEGRVAGILQRPRSCYTCKTRYVEVDYFYHQLCPDCARLNRSKRDARADLTGKRALLTGGRAKIGMYIALRLLRDGAHTTITTRFPKDAIRRFKGMDDSADWLHRLEVVGIDLRDPAQSVALAERVAAAGPLDILINNATQTVRRLPSAYAALVDGESAPLPAGELPAHSVIGAFNSGAVDGLAALPIGTSGLDAQKVADLALVAGNASVARHLDGTAIDAGGLVPDVVDSNTWVQTIEQISPVELLETQLCNYTSPFILISALRQAMADAAKKASSGRAHIVNVSAMEGVFGRGYKGAGHPNTNAAKAAMNMVTRTSAQEMFQTDGILMTSVDTGWITDERPHYDKLRLAEEGFHAPLDLIDGAARVYDPVVRGEAGEDVYGVFLKDYEPGKW, from the coding sequence ATGACGGTGACAGACGAAAGCCAGGAGGGGCACGCCGAGCAGGCGACGTACGGCCCCGGCATCGACCCGGACCGCCTCGCCGTCTGCCTCGCCGTGCTCGACGAGCTGGACGAGCTGGAGGTCGACCACCCGGACGCGATCGCCGTGCGCCGCGCCACGGCCGGGATCTACCGGACGGTGAAGCAGCGCCGCCGCCAGGAGCGCCGCGCCGCCAAGACCGCCCACGACAAGGCCGTCACCGAGGCCACCGCCACCGGCTCCGCGCAGCGCATCGACGACGAGACCGAGGGCCTGCTCCCCTCGTCGCAGACTGAGGAGGGCCGGGTCGCGGGGATACTCCAGCGCCCGCGCTCCTGCTACACCTGCAAGACCCGCTACGTGGAAGTCGACTACTTCTACCACCAGCTCTGTCCGGACTGCGCCCGCCTGAACCGCTCCAAGCGCGACGCCCGCGCCGACCTCACCGGCAAGCGCGCCCTGCTCACCGGCGGCCGCGCCAAGATCGGCATGTACATCGCGCTGCGGCTGCTTCGCGACGGTGCCCACACCACCATCACGACCCGGTTCCCCAAGGACGCCATCCGCCGCTTCAAGGGGATGGACGACTCCGCGGACTGGCTGCACCGCCTGGAGGTCGTCGGCATCGACCTGCGCGACCCGGCCCAGTCCGTGGCCCTCGCCGAGCGGGTCGCCGCGGCGGGCCCGCTCGACATCCTGATCAACAACGCGACGCAGACCGTGCGCCGCCTGCCCTCCGCCTACGCCGCACTGGTCGACGGCGAGAGCGCGCCGCTGCCCGCCGGGGAGCTGCCCGCCCACTCCGTCATCGGCGCCTTCAACTCCGGAGCGGTCGACGGCCTCGCCGCGCTGCCCATCGGCACGAGCGGCCTGGACGCGCAGAAGGTGGCCGACCTCGCCCTCGTCGCGGGCAACGCCAGCGTCGCCCGGCACCTCGACGGCACCGCCATCGACGCGGGCGGCCTCGTCCCGGACGTCGTCGACAGCAACACCTGGGTGCAGACCATCGAGCAGATCTCCCCCGTGGAGCTCCTCGAGACCCAGCTGTGCAACTACACGTCGCCGTTCATCCTGATCAGCGCGTTGCGCCAGGCCATGGCCGACGCCGCGAAGAAGGCGTCGAGCGGCCGGGCCCACATCGTCAACGTCTCGGCGATGGAGGGCGTCTTCGGCCGCGGCTACAAGGGCGCTGGGCACCCGAACACCAACGCCGCGAAGGCCGCGATGAACATGGTGACGCGCACCAGCGCCCAGGAGATGTTCCAGACCGACGGCATCCTCATGACCTCGGTGGACACCGGCTGGATCACCGACGAGCGCCCGCACTACGACAAGCTGCGCCTCGCCGAGGAGGGCTTCCACGCCCCGCTCGACCTGATCGACGGCGCCGCCCGCGTCTACGACCCCGTGGTGCGAGGTGAGGCGGGCGAGGACGTGTACGGCGTCTTCCTCAAGGACTACGAGCCGGGCAAGTGGTGA